acacGGTAACATTAAAAGGATCAAATCTGTAAAAAAAAATTTAGGAGCAATTGTTATTGAAATATTGAATAAAAAAAATTAGGAAAATAAAATTCTCCCCGGGTTCTCCCCGGGCCGGCAGCACGCGTGGCCAGTGTCCGAGTCCGACTCGCATGGGTTGTTCCTGTCCGTCCGGCCGTCCCGTACTCCTCccgtgaaaaagaagaaaagaaaaaggaaaaaataaaacaAGAGAAAGAGGAGGGTATTGGGCTGGGCCGCCATTCTCACGCAGAGGCAAAAAAACGCGAGCCGCGTTCTGCGTGAAGCAACCCACAACGCGGCGTCACGTTCCCGTGCGGCCGGGGCGCAAGCATGGCGGAGCGCCGGAGCCGGTACGGGCACGGGCATATTGTCCAGTCCAGCTGCGGGGACACTCCGCCACTGCCGTGCCCGAGGCGATGGACAGAGATCACGGCGCGGCCATGCGTTCCTGCCACGGCCTGCGTGCGGTGTAGAGGCCTAGAGGGGATGGCACGGGACGGCAAGGCGCTGCCTGCAGGAGGAGTGCAGGGTACCGGCTGCAGTTGTCTCCGACCCGAGTGCCTGAAGCGTGCGGAGCGGCGGGCAGGAAGCACCGCCGTGCTCGTGCTTCCTGCCAATCGACGCCGCCAGTTCTCTCCGGTGGCCAAAGTAGAGGTGTTTCAATTCCATTTTCCAAATTTTTAACAATACAACATTTCCGGCCTCGTGTGTCCTGACTACTGACGCGGGCTCACGACAGCATCCACATGAAGAAGGCGGACCAGATGGTCACGGCGACGGTGGCGAGCGCGTACACCCAGACGAAGATCACCGAGCACTCGCTCTCCCCGACGCCAAACAGCTGCATTATAGTCCCTGGAAAAAAGATACAGCACCCACTTCACTTGCAGACGAGCACGCATAATATCTTCAAAAATAAAACTACCAGGCTACGCAGGGGGTGCATTATTATATTACCGATGTTCAATGCGGGTGGCACGGCATACTGCAGATGGAGGATGAACTGGTAAAGGGGGTCTGGCTGGATGAGGCCCAGCCGGACTGCTCCCTTCACCAGCGCGGTGCCGAGCAGCGGAAGCAGAATGTATCTCACAACTATGACGCCGGCTATCACCGACGGTGGAACACTTGCCCTGCCCCGTACTCCTGGTAATAAGAGTTTCGTGCATCATGCATGCTTGTGCTCATCAGATTTGATTTATGTGTTTTCTTTGTCATAATATGACAGTTAAAGATAACACAACATTATATGCATGCATGGTATGCATGCATGATACTGTTGTTTGCGGTCAGAGCAAAGCAAAAGTTACCATTCAGAAGTAATAAAAAAAGTTACCGTTCAGAAGGTTTGCTCCCATTATCAATGTGATGGATGGAATTGCTCCTCCACTGTACAGGGCACAACCCATGAAACTGATTAGATATCCAGACTAGGAACTACCTAGAGGTAAGGGGTAAgacggccctgttcgcttcgctgaaaagacaAATTAAAAAGTAATGTTCGTTGATTTGAtacgagagaaaacactgtttatTCGCTGAAAAAGTTCGGCTCATAACACAACaggattaaaaaaaaaaagataacaaAATTTAACTAATCAAGAGGACCAAGTATGTTCACAAAGTTAAGGAGTGTAGAACTATATATACCCTATCAATTCAGACGATTCCTGTAGGACACGAAGTGGAGCGTTGTCGCCAATTATAGCATTTCTGATCAGAGGTGTTCCTCCAATTATGAAGCCGACAATCTACAAAAGTTCCATAGGGATTGCCTCATTATGTTGAAAGCGGTACAGACAAGGGATCAAGCAAAATAGCCTTCTTTTGCGATTTTAAGGTTGCAGAGATATCTTGCGGATATAGCGATCGCAGCAATTACCATTGGGTTTCGGTTAAAAAATAAACATGATATTATAATAAAATAGAGTTAATAGCTCATCAAACCAGTGTACCACTGCAATGGTTGAAGGAGCAAAGAGTTTCTTCAAGTCAACTGCTTCAGAAATTGATGATAAGAACTTTCGTGCTCTCTTCAACATTGGTTCCTACACAACTTTAAATCTTATAGTGCTCCAAGCAAGCAAAACTGTAGAACATATAGAGCAGTGCAACTTGTGTAAGAAAAATCTTTCAGCCTTGACAAACCTTATTTTTAGCAGGAACTATTCTCGTCGATAACAAAGGGAGTGTACATTCATTGGTGCAATCATTTGAGGTGGAGCAGTTCTCTTCTGCAATAGTTGCTGTAGCATTTCCTGAATTTAACACTTTCGTTTCATTTGTTTGAGCATTGTCATCTCCTTGCGTCACGTTTGATGTGACACGAACAATATTATACACAATAGACCATAGGAAAATGGCACCGATCTGTAGCAAGCCATTCACATTAGTGACTGAGTTTTGCAactgattgcaagcataagcaggCTTACAAAAATGGAAATATACTAAATACTCAAGCAACAATTGACTTACAGCCATTGAGAGTGAAGAATATGCTAGTCCAAGATTCTGACAAACATCAGGTGCTCCAAATGGGCTTCCTTTCTCTTTGCAAAGAGCTGGAATGATAATGAGAAAAATATTGCCCAAATTGCCTGCATTTGACCCAGCAAGTTGACAACAGTTTATGAAAATATAAGAAAGGGCAAAATATGAGTGTTAGAATAAGTTCATTTCTATGCATGTCTAATCAGGGTCAATATTCAGAGAAAGAGCCTTAGAATTGCTGATCCGGTAATAAACTAGCTCGTTTTGGCTTCTAGATTCAAGTAACGAAGGTTATCTTGACATGTACAAGATACTACTAATTGTGAAACTAGCTTGCATCAGCTTTGGCTATcagcgccctgttcgtttgggctggtttggcctataaaccatgactgaaagtactgttggctggtttggtgtgagagaaaaatactgttcgtgctgataagccatggcttataagccagatacgagcaagcgaacatgctgcaGGCTTTCCGGTAGTGGCTGCCCCTGCCGCACCTTATAAAGTTTAAAGATGGTGACTTTTGTAAGATAACAATAAATATTTTGGTGATTCTTGCTTTTGATTTGGTTctgctccctccgttccaaattgtaagataTTTTGGCTTTCTAGCTGCGTTGttagacatagtatatatctaagtgcatgTAGCAAagtctatgtatctagaaaagccaaaatattctacagtttggaatggagggagcacTAGCTAGTGTTCGGAAGCTTGTATCTACCAGCAAAACATAAGTTTTTTGACAACGAAACTTGATTCTTCAGTTGTCCTTTTCACTCGTATCTTGATTCCTTACTTGACTATTTGCTAGGATCGTTCTAACTAGCTTCAAGTTGAATGTCTGTAAGATTTTCAAAGGAATAAAGTGGGTAAATAAAGAATGTATATTTACGAAGTAAGTTCTACTCTGCACATCCAATCTGATCTAGAGCCACTCCCTTCAAAGATGAACTAGAGCCATGGGAATAATTGCTCCTTCACAAAGCACCGAAATCTAGAGCAAATAGACACGCATATAGCCTATCTGAGATAGCAATAAGCATTTGAAGGTTCTGCACTATGTTTATCTAAAAATTGAAGTTTAATCATTAATTACTAATAATTGCAAAAAAGGTGTGTAAGTACACTTAGTTACCAGCAGAACAACAACCCAAAATGAGGCCTCTTTGCTTGGCAGGTGCTCTTGTAACTCTTACCACAATCCATCCAAAGAATAAACCAAAGGTAAAACCAAGAAGAACATTTACTGGCAAAAACCACCTGAATTAGGGAAAATAAGTAATCCTCTTATTTATTTCTCATTATAATAATACACAAAGTATTTGGATGCGCTAGATAGTTAAGTTAGCATTTAGCCACTTAATTGCCATTGTTGAATACTCACAGTTTAGCCAAGCTTTCCATGGTGATTGTTTTTGCCAAATAGATTGCAACAAGGGAGGGACTGAATACATAAAATACTACCTgaagagaaaagaaagatatAGAAACTTTAGAAAAAGGATGCTGTGGCCCGTGGCCAGTATTAATAAGATAAAATCATGACACAATATGTTAAAACTCTTTGTTTAGATCAATTACTGCTTTCGTGCAGTCTTTTACATTACTTACATTATTTAAATGTTTTCTTGCTTCTTTGCTTAGTATGCCAGCAAAATCAGTTGCTAAAAACGACCCAACACCGGCTACCAGAAGCATGTTAAAGACCGGAACACATGCTGTGACGAAGAGTTCTACGAGATCCATATTTCACTTTGAGGATTCAAATTATGCAATGCTTCTTATCCTGAAATGAATCATAAAATTTGTGTGAAGTACTTGATACAAGATTATAATAGGCAAAAGTACTAAGCAACATAATCTTTAGGTTTGATGTGAGTATTTGGTTTAATTTACAACATTCTGATGAACTTTTAACCGTAGAAAGCTAAGACGGTCCGAGAGATGGTGCATTATCAACAAACAGACCATACAAAAAAAAACAAGCAAAACAATAAACCTATGTGAAAAGTTGCAAAAGTTCTAATAAAAAAATACAATAGACCCAAAAGTTTCCTTTATCCAAAACAACAGAGACTAGTGCTCTCTCCAGTCTCTTAAGTCACAAAATTCAAACTATTAGCTCCCCCACAATCAAGAAAAGTAAGGACACCAAAGCCTTTCAAACGTTGGAGCCATTTATAAGGGTTTGTTTGGAATTTAGATCTCTACAATTAATAGTTACCTGCTAAAAATAGCTGAGGACCTATCTGAATCCTCAGTTAATAAGTCTAGCTAATGTCTTACCTACCACCAGCTAATAATTAGTTGGTTTCTCCTAGCTAACACAGCTAATAATTAGCTGGGAGGTCCAAACTGGGTCTAAATCAAGACCCGATCCTAGATACTGTCAAACAACTGCGAGATGTATGCGACATTAATGCTTCTCCCAGTGTCGATGGAAACATGGTACGGTGCCATGTGCCCCATGATTCCAATGCCCCAGAAATGCGACGCGAAACAATCTCGCTCCCACAGTGAAAAATCATCTCCTGAGATGTATCACGTTCCTCGATCCTGTTCCACGACCCAACCAATCGTCCCATGAACTTTGTGACTCTGGCTTCTCCCCTCTTGAAGGATTCCACCCAAGAAGAGTACGAAGAAAAGGTTGGCTACCATCCAAATTCTAAACGGTAGGTTTGCATGCTGTCAACGGCCAATATATTGGCCTTGCACTCTGAGGCCGGCATCCAAACGTGTATCTGACAAGCTAAGCGCTGGCTTGCTCTGTGCTTCTTACGAGAAGCGCAAATAAACCCTGAAGCCCATCCAAATCTAGCCGTGGGGTTTCAGTTTAGTACTGGCTACGCTACCTACCTGCCGTTTAACAGCACACTGGTCCAGAGAGACACGCCCACATTGAATCCCGCAAAGGCCGTTGAAAATCCCGATGATTGAACGGAActgaggccctgtttggatccatgggttagagctagtttgggctagttagagctcaacTAGCTCTAAAGTAGCCAAACAGAagggctagagtgggttatttgcaactagcccaccctaaaaaactatccccccaaagaggtgattatttgggttagttggggctatttgaggtggggtccactgttttctctctactttcacccgcaccaatgatttggaaagcacatttattatcattttaacccttgtatccaaacatctcttaggctagagttagttcagggctagtcctgagctagaaactaactctaacctctagctgtGCTAGAGTATCCAAATAGGGCCTGAGTATGAGATTTCAAGAACCTAGCGGGATCCTCTGGACCTGCTGATCCTGATAAAGGAGGGAATGCGAGCGCTCATATATCGCTCAAGAACAGCATCAGACTTCATAACGCGATCCAGGAACAGCCGCGCCGAGCTAGACGATGTCCAATGCCCAATGGGGAGAAGGGCCAAGGGGagcgctccctctccctctccctctccggcGCTCCCACTCTTCTGATCGGAATTGCGTTGCCCGGACCACGAGTCCACGAAGATGTGATCGAGATATAGAGCTGGTAGCGGCCGCGGCTGCGATTGCCGGCGGCGGGCTGGCTGGTTCCGTGGCCTCCTTTGCCTCGGAGTCGCTCGTCACCTACCTGCGTCACGGTGTGCAGCGTGCTCGAACTCTGAATTTTCTTGCTCCTCTGACCTCTCCTATTGCGGCCTGGCGAGTTTGTTTGTGGTGGGTCAATTTGACTGCCCGCAGAACGTTGGGCGTGCGCCATCGAACATCGTGCCTGTATTCACGTACGTTGCCGGTTAGAGatctgtttatttatttattaacaaACCAACCTCTCATAAATAAAACAATCAAGCAAAAGTAGACAAACCCTCGTCTCAAGTCTCAACCAACAAACTAAGGGCAAAGCCTGTTACCTATGTCTATGGGCATGACGAAGAGTCGATCGTCTTCAAAGGTGCTCTGCAGCATATGACACACCCACCTCAATCTTGGTCTAATACCATTCTCGTTTGAAAAAAAAATGATGAACCAAATGCGAGTCTAATATATATAGCCCTGAAAATGATCATCAAATAGGATTATAGTGTCCTTTTTTAACCACCCTATTTTGGTTCAACCAGATAGACAAAATGAATTAGAACATGCGTGTCCCATGTGAAACAAACACAGCTTCAACCACTCTCCAAATGGAGTGTACCACATGATTGTCAAAGAACATGTGTTGAGTGGCCTATTTGCTAGTTCCAAATTTAGTTCACTTCTTTGTCCTACGTCTAACTTCCCTAATTTTGAACAAATTTATATAAAATTACATTAATATCTATAATGTAATATTAAATTATTCACTAAATATATCTTGATAGATCATTTATTTATACTTATAGGTGTTAATATATTTGCCTAAAAAACTTAACATAAATTAGAAAAAAGATTGACTTAAAATAAAGGTAAGTGAACTACAATTCAGAACTGATGAAGTAAAAAAAGCAAACAACTTTCAACATCTTTCCGCTTACGGTTGATAAGATTGTCTTTAGTCATATTTTTAAATGGTAATTTCAACTTTTAATtctatttgatttgattgattgcatAACTTATGCCTAGTTTAAAATAAAAGATTCCATTTTTCTAAAAATAGCAATCTCTCCCTGTTATCGGCTCCTGATAGTAGTAAAGGAGGAGGGCCAAAACAATCATTTCCTTTTTGATTGAGGACCAATCAATGTTTTTGTGTTCTCTCATTCTTGTGCCCTCGTCAACTCTCCTCGTCCTTGTACCCTCGCCGATAAAGCCCCTGGACCCTGGCTGTCTCACTCCAACTTTCTCTCTGTTAGAGGAGAATGGCGTGGGCTGGAATTACAAAAAAATTTCATGCTGGGCCGACATGGGCTTCACGAGCCCACGCTCTGTGGAAGGTTCTAGTAACCACCAGTGTCACCAATCAGGACCGTCCGATTGGAAATTAGCAGCCGGATGAAGCTTCATTCACAGCCCTTATATGCGCTTCTAGACGCGATTCGAAGCATCCACCAAATCCAGCGGGTCCGTACTCATCTGCTTCCCCCCGGGCTCCGGCTACGGCGGCGCTGCTCTCTGGTAAACAGGTAAACCTCCTCTCCCCTATCTATGGCGCGGCGTATTAGAGATGTCTGGATGTACGTGCGTATCGGGTTTAGGATCGGATTGCGCCTGCTGCGACATATACCGTGTCCATTTGTTTCCCCATGGATTGATACTTTCTCTGTCGATTCTTATCAGGTCGGAAGATGTTGGATCTTCCGCTACAAATCGACGCATAAAGGATAAGATTAGTTTTATTTCCGTCAAATTTCTTTTACTCGAAATTGAAGCGGCTGCTATTTTGAAGGTTTCTTCTCCGGGAAAAATTCAGATCCCTGATGCTGTTACCTAGCGAGTTCATGGGCTTATTGGATTATTACTATTTGTTTGTCAATCCTAGCTGTTGCATATTGTGTGCCTGTAATTCCTGACCTTTGAATTGAAACCACAGAAATCTCTAGGCGACGAATCGAGTCGAGCAGGTAGAGGTAGAGGTGGAATCAGGCACCCATGGCTGAGCATCTCGCGTCCATCTTTGGCACGGAGAAGGACCGCGTGAACTGCCCCTTCTACTTCAAGATCGGCGCGTGCCGCCACGGCGATCGGTGCTCTCGCCTGCACAACAAGCCGTCCATCTCCCCGACGCTGCTGCTGTGCAATATGTACCAGCGGCCGGACATGATCACCCCGGGCGTGGACGCGCAGGGCAACCCCATCGACCCGGAGCGGATCCAGGAGGACTTCGAGGACTTCTACGAGGACATCTTCGAGGAGCTGAGCAAGCACGGCGAGATCGAGAGCCTCCACGTCTGCGACAACCTCGCGGACCACATGATCGGGAACGTGTACGTGCAGTTCCGCGAGGAGGAGCAGGCGGCCCGCGCCCTGCAGGCGCTGCAGGGCCGCTACTACTCGGGCCGCCCCATCATCGCCGAGTTCTCGCCGGTGACGGACTTCCGGGAGGCCACCTGCCGTCAGTTCGAGGAGCACAGCTGCAACCGCGGCGGATACTGCAACTTCATGCACGTCAAGCAGGTCGGCCGCGACCTGCGGCGGAAGCTGTTCGGCCACCTGCATCGCTCCCACCGGAGCCACAGCCGGGGCAGCCGCAGCCCGAGCCCGTACCGCCGCCGCGGTAGCTCGTCCAGGTCCAGGGACCGCGACGATGACCATGACTATTACTACTACAATTACCGTAGCGTCAGCCGCAGGAGCAGCGAGAGACACCGCAGCCACGACAGCGACGGGAGCCGCCGTCGGCGCGGGCGGTCGAGGAGCCGGAGCAGGAGCTCGTTGAGGGAAGGCAGCGAGGAGCGGAGGGCGAAGATTGAGCAGTGGAACCGCGAGCGGGAGGCAGCGCAGGTGTGACTGTGAGCAGGTTCCCCTCTCTGCCGGCTGCAGCATGCAGGTTGCTGCAGTGTTGTTGTCATTGCCAGGTTACTGAATCTGTCATGTATTTCAGTTTAGTCAGGATCAGGTCGTAATTGAATCTAAAGATTGAATTGTGACCTCTTTGCTGTGGACTGGTTGTCATTGAACTTTGATTTGGATGTGCTGACGAAATCTACTTCTTGTTTGAGTAATAACTTCTCTGATGGTCAAGTGGCGCTAAATGGTTGCATTGAGCTTGtgtccaaagaaagaaagaaaaccaATTGTAAGCATCTATTGATGATCTCCAAAGATGCATAGAGAGGATTTTCAGAGAGGTGGGCATCTTAACAAATTTCTTCTCACAGCACATTGAGAATCATACATGTCCTTTGTGTTCTGAAAATCATCTGTTTGTCTATGTTTTGGGGAGTATTGAAAAATAATCTCCTAATAATGTTATGTTTTGGGAGTACGGTGGTTTGTCTGTCAATTGATAATGTAACGTCGTTGTGTTCGGCGGTCATGATTACTTTTGGTTTTGAGTTACCAAAACGCTTAGCGGCCATGATTACATTTGGTTTTGAGTTACGAAAACGCTAGATGCAGGCGTCCGTCCCGTCGGACACAGCATCTCACTCTGTTTCGCCCGCCTctctctaaaaaaaaaaaaaaaaatctgactCCGCCTCACGTCGTCTCGGCTTCACCGTGTCGTGCGGTCGTCCGCCCGCCACACTTCGGAGCGTCGCAGCCGCCATCCCCCGCGGAGCCTCTATCTCGCGTCGCGGCCTACTCTTggcgtgccgccgccgccatctcctGCGGCGCGCAGCGCCGTACCCCATGGCGCCTTCGTCCCCCTGGGAGAGGAGGAATCCTTCGCCAAGGTATGCAGCCGGCCGCCCCACCAACTGCAACTGCTGCTGAACCTGGTCGCCGGTGTCTCGCCCTCTGCTCCAAGCTCCATGTGCGTGCTTGGCGACTGCAGCGACGCCTCCGTCCCTGCCGTGGCATGCCGTGCTCCGTCCTCCGCCATGCTCAGGCCAGGCACCAGGAGAGGGGGCCGTCGCTAGTCGGGCCTAGGCCAGGCGCAGGCGTAGCTGGCCGCTGCCAGGCTGTGCCACCATCCTCGGCCACCGGTGGCCGGAACCGGCCGTTCATCGCTCTGCTCTCTGTCGCACGGGAGAAGGACgaaaaacacatgttgcaagtgtacatttcaagtgttttagatgtgtcataggtatgttgcatgtgtttcagatggatgttgcaaaagtagatcggaatgttgcatAATTGCAAGCTTCTATTCTCAATGTTCCATCTTTTTTtgcgacgtatgttgcaaatgtgtttatctaaatgttgcgtatgtttttcaATGGTTTCAAGCGTTTTTCACGTATTTTTGCAAGTGTGTTTCGTatgcatgtttcaaatattttatttTCTTTAGAAGTATGCTATaattgttgcatctggatgttttaaaataAGATCGGGGTTCTCCTCACCTACTGCTCCATCGCCTCCGTGTCCAGCGCGGAAAGCAAGGGCAGGCGTAGGCGGTCTCCATGCGCGGGTGTACGGCAacatgcagcatgtgcaacagtagCAAGTGGGCACGCAGCATTAGCAGGCGTGGGCTAGAAAGCACAGCAGGTGTGGGCCGGCGCAGCAGGGGAGGCATGGGCGGGCAGGCGCAGCAGTGCAGCAAGCTGAGGCAGGTGCAGCGGCGCGGGCGTCCGGATGAAGGGCTCCGGACGCTAGCCACGCCCTTTGAGTTATCGACTCAACGTTTATATGACTCGTTTTCATAAAGTAGTTCATAAAGTAACCCCTAAAAGGTGTACAATATAATTCACAAAAATTTTCACCAGTAAACGGAGACTATTTTTTGGGTTGGGAAACAGAAAACCTATGTAAGATTACAGTC
Above is a genomic segment from Miscanthus floridulus cultivar M001 chromosome 3, ASM1932011v1, whole genome shotgun sequence containing:
- the LOC136546504 gene encoding protein PIN-LIKES 3-like; the protein is MDLVELFVTACVPVFNMLLVAGVGSFLATDFAGILSKEARKHLNNVVFYVFSPSLVAIYLAKTITMESLAKLWFLPVNVLLGFTFGLFFGWIVVRVTRAPAKQRGLILGCCSAGNLGNIFLIIIPALCKEKGSPFGAPDVCQNLGLAYSSLSMAIGAIFLWSIVYNIVRVTSNVTQGDDNAQTNETKVLNSGNATATIAEENCSTSNDCTNECTLPLLSTRIVPAKNKEPMLKRARKFLSSISEAVDLKKLFAPSTIAVIVGFIIGGTPLIRNAIIGDNAPLRVLQESSELIGGGAIPSITLIMGANLLNGVRGRASVPPSVIAGVIVVRYILLPLLGTALVKGAVRLGLIQPDPLYQFILHLQYAVPPALNIGTIMQLFGVGESECSVIFVWVYALATVAVTIWSAFFMWMLS
- the LOC136546505 gene encoding splicing factor U2af small subunit A-like; translated protein: MAEHLASIFGTEKDRVNCPFYFKIGACRHGDRCSRLHNKPSISPTLLLCNMYQRPDMITPGVDAQGNPIDPERIQEDFEDFYEDIFEELSKHGEIESLHVCDNLADHMIGNVYVQFREEEQAARALQALQGRYYSGRPIIAEFSPVTDFREATCRQFEEHSCNRGGYCNFMHVKQVGRDLRRKLFGHLHRSHRSHSRGSRSPSPYRRRGSSSRSRDRDDDHDYYYYNYRSVSRRSSERHRSHDSDGSRRRRGRSRSRSRSSLREGSEERRAKIEQWNREREAAQV